A single genomic interval of Saccharothrix saharensis harbors:
- a CDS encoding BCCT family transporter, translating to MPGDPKADRPGRTDRVVFGVAAVVTLAFVAWGIFGTASLATASKAALTWVITNLGWAFVLTASGFVLFALWLAVSRYGRIPLGRDDEQPEFRTISWVAMMFSAGMGIGLMFYGVNEPLSHFVQPPPGTVQGGTDQAVQTAMATTLFHWTLHPWAIYAVVGLAIAYGSFRRGRSQLISAAFAPLLGRRRAEGPAGRAIDVLAIFATLFGSATSLGLGALQIGSGLRVAGWLGEVGNGVVVGVIAVLTVAFVASAVSGVAKGIQWLSNTNMVLALVLAAFVFVVGPTVFVLNLVPTAIGDYFRELADMAGRTAASGGDATETWLSGWTIFYWAWWISWTPFVGMFIARISRGRTIRQFVAGVIGVPSLVSLAWFCVFGGTAIFVQRSGIDLAGTASPEGQLFGLLDRFPLAGVAGVVVMVLVAIFFVSGADAASVVMGTLSQRGSIRPAKAVVVFWGVLTGLVAAVMLLVGGSSGLTGLQNLTIIAALPFLVVMVGLCVSLARDLRSDPLIRREERVAEVMEEVTAQFDPADPNPEETAYRTVEELTRRGV from the coding sequence TTGCCCGGAGATCCGAAAGCGGATCGACCGGGTCGCACGGACCGTGTGGTCTTCGGTGTCGCCGCCGTCGTCACGCTCGCGTTCGTGGCCTGGGGCATCTTCGGTACGGCGTCCCTCGCCACGGCGTCGAAAGCGGCCCTGACCTGGGTCATCACCAACCTCGGCTGGGCGTTCGTGCTCACCGCGTCGGGCTTCGTGCTGTTCGCCCTGTGGCTCGCGGTGAGCCGCTACGGCCGCATCCCGCTCGGCCGCGACGACGAGCAGCCGGAGTTCCGCACGATCTCGTGGGTCGCGATGATGTTCAGCGCGGGCATGGGCATCGGGTTGATGTTCTACGGGGTCAACGAGCCGCTGTCGCACTTCGTGCAACCGCCGCCCGGCACCGTCCAGGGCGGCACGGACCAGGCCGTGCAGACCGCGATGGCCACCACCCTGTTCCACTGGACGCTGCACCCGTGGGCGATCTACGCCGTGGTCGGCCTGGCCATCGCCTACGGCAGCTTCCGCCGCGGCCGCAGCCAGTTGATCAGCGCCGCGTTCGCGCCCCTGCTCGGCCGCCGCCGCGCGGAGGGACCGGCGGGCCGGGCCATCGACGTGCTGGCGATCTTCGCGACCCTGTTCGGGTCGGCCACCTCGCTCGGGCTGGGCGCGTTGCAGATCGGCAGCGGCCTGCGGGTCGCGGGCTGGCTGGGCGAGGTCGGCAACGGGGTCGTGGTGGGCGTCATCGCCGTGCTGACCGTGGCGTTCGTCGCGTCGGCGGTGTCCGGCGTGGCCAAGGGCATCCAGTGGCTGTCGAACACCAACATGGTGCTGGCCCTGGTGCTGGCCGCGTTCGTGTTCGTGGTCGGGCCGACGGTGTTCGTGCTGAACCTCGTGCCCACCGCGATCGGCGACTACTTCCGCGAGCTGGCCGACATGGCGGGCCGCACCGCCGCGTCCGGCGGCGACGCGACCGAGACGTGGCTGTCCGGCTGGACGATCTTCTACTGGGCGTGGTGGATCTCGTGGACGCCGTTCGTCGGCATGTTCATCGCCCGCATCAGCCGCGGCCGCACGATCCGCCAGTTCGTGGCGGGTGTCATCGGCGTGCCCAGCCTGGTGAGCCTCGCGTGGTTCTGCGTGTTCGGCGGCACGGCGATCTTCGTGCAGCGGTCCGGCATCGACCTCGCGGGCACGGCCTCGCCGGAGGGGCAGCTGTTCGGGCTGCTCGACCGGTTCCCGCTGGCCGGCGTCGCCGGTGTCGTCGTGATGGTGCTCGTGGCGATCTTCTTCGTGTCCGGCGCGGACGCCGCGTCCGTCGTGATGGGCACGCTGTCGCAGCGCGGCTCCATCCGACCGGCCAAGGCCGTCGTCGTGTTCTGGGGCGTGCTCACCGGCCTGGTCGCGGCGGTGATGCTGCTGGTCGGCGGGTCGAGCGGGCTGACCGGCCTGCAGAACCTGACGATCATCGCCGCGCTGCCGTTCCTGGTCGTCATGGTCGGGCTGTGCGTGTCGCTGGCCCGGGACCTGCGCAGCGACCCGCTCATCCGGCGCGAGGAACGGGTCGCCGAGGTGATGGAGGAGGTCACCGCCCAGTTCGACCCGGCCGACCCCAACCCGGAGGAGACCGCCTACCGGACCGTGGAGGAGCTCACACGCCGAGGCGTTTGA
- a CDS encoding copper resistance CopC family protein, whose protein sequence is MRRVVSLLLTGLVAGAVALGTAAPASAHNVLISSDPKDGAQLEAGPATITLTFDQPVQAGEKFNTVTVTGPEGTRWEADGEPTVKNNSVVFGVRPLGPAAEYAVGYRVLSADGHPVTGSLKFTLTKAGSGTPAPAAANGEDPGSASSDGGVPIWVWIVGAAVLLAGGAFLALRGGGTGENGKR, encoded by the coding sequence ATGAGGCGCGTCGTCTCGCTGCTGCTGACCGGCCTGGTCGCGGGTGCCGTCGCGCTCGGCACGGCCGCACCGGCGTCCGCGCACAACGTGCTGATCAGCAGCGACCCCAAGGACGGGGCGCAGCTGGAGGCCGGGCCGGCGACCATCACGCTGACCTTCGACCAGCCCGTGCAGGCCGGGGAGAAGTTCAACACGGTCACCGTCACCGGGCCCGAGGGCACGCGCTGGGAAGCGGACGGCGAGCCGACGGTCAAGAACAACAGCGTCGTCTTCGGTGTCCGCCCCCTCGGTCCGGCCGCCGAGTACGCGGTGGGCTACCGGGTGCTGTCCGCGGACGGGCACCCGGTGACCGGCTCGCTCAAGTTCACCCTGACCAAGGCGGGCAGCGGCACGCCCGCGCCCGCCGCGGCGAACGGCGAGGACCCCGGCTCCGCGTCGTCCGACGGCGGCGTGCCCATCTGGGTGTGGATCGTCGGCGCGGCCGTGCTGCTGGCCGGTGGCGCGTTCCTCGCGCTGCGCGGCGGCGGCACCGGGGAGAACGGCAAGCGATGA
- a CDS encoding copper resistance D family protein, giving the protein MTVNRTTTIANRYWVVGGLLAGGAVGVFLGLGLSTTPEAVGVAEPGVVVRFAHPLVRTLLDLAATVVVGLSLLPKLLGFSRPALTEPVLRVARPAAVVAAAVWAFTALLSIVIRAYETRPDAELTMPMVVDYVQRVGAGQGLLFSAVCALVYLWIGVMAVRRGESVPAELRILIAMFGLLPLPVTGHASNWKYHDYSMISMELHVLGAAAWTGGLAALVVLVAHRRGLLAEALPKFSKLATIALVLVSVTGLFNGLLELALNPVIGLPGSLFTTSYGVVLVGKIVCAGLLALLGANIRWRFLPHIAQHKTTAIVGWAAVELAIMGIAFGLAVVLSRAPVA; this is encoded by the coding sequence ATGACCGTGAACCGGACCACCACGATCGCGAACAGGTACTGGGTCGTCGGCGGCCTGCTGGCAGGCGGGGCCGTCGGCGTGTTCCTGGGCCTGGGCCTGTCCACCACACCGGAAGCGGTGGGCGTGGCCGAGCCGGGCGTGGTGGTCCGGTTCGCGCACCCGTTGGTGCGCACGCTGCTGGACCTCGCCGCGACCGTCGTCGTCGGCCTGTCCCTGCTGCCGAAGCTGCTCGGGTTCAGCCGGCCCGCCCTCACCGAGCCGGTCCTGCGCGTGGCCCGGCCGGCCGCCGTGGTCGCCGCGGCGGTGTGGGCGTTCACCGCGTTGCTGTCGATCGTGATCCGCGCGTACGAAACGCGACCGGACGCGGAACTGACCATGCCGATGGTCGTGGACTACGTGCAACGCGTCGGCGCGGGGCAGGGATTGTTGTTCAGCGCGGTGTGCGCGCTGGTGTACCTGTGGATCGGCGTGATGGCGGTGCGCCGCGGCGAATCGGTGCCGGCGGAACTGCGCATCCTGATCGCCATGTTCGGCCTGCTGCCGCTGCCGGTGACCGGGCACGCGTCGAACTGGAAGTACCACGACTACTCCATGATCTCGATGGAGCTGCACGTGCTCGGCGCGGCCGCGTGGACCGGCGGCCTGGCGGCTCTGGTGGTGCTGGTCGCGCACCGCCGCGGGTTGTTGGCCGAGGCGCTGCCGAAATTCTCGAAGCTGGCCACGATCGCGTTGGTCCTGGTGTCGGTCACCGGGTTGTTCAACGGGTTGCTGGAACTCGCCCTCAACCCGGTGATCGGCCTGCCGGGCTCGCTCTTCACCACCTCGTACGGGGTGGTGCTGGTCGGCAAGATCGTGTGCGCCGGCCTGCTCGCGCTGCTGGGCGCGAACATCCGCTGGCGGTTCCTGCCGCACATCGCGCAGCACAAGACGACGGCGATCGTCGGCTGGGCCGCGGTGGAACTGGCCATCATGGGCATCGCCTTCGGCCTGGCGGTCGTGCTCTCCCGCGCACCGGTCGCCTGA
- a CDS encoding SDR family NAD(P)-dependent oxidoreductase, with protein sequence MEISGTAAIVTGGASGLGLATARALAARGASVFALDLSTDNAPDVEGVTYLAADVTSEEDVQAAVDTAAGSGAPLRVVVNCAGIGPSTRTVGKSGPHPLDLYRKVIDVNLVGTFNVLRLAAAAMGTTEPLEHGQRGVVINTASIAAFDGQIGQVAYAASKAAVVGMTLPAARDLSSVGVRVMTIAPGIVDTPMLATVSDEFRAGLAAGVPFPKRLAQPEEYARLAVSIVEHDYLNGEVIRMDGALRMAPR encoded by the coding sequence ATGGAGATCTCGGGTACCGCGGCGATCGTCACCGGCGGCGCGTCCGGTCTGGGCCTCGCGACCGCGCGGGCGCTGGCGGCACGGGGTGCGTCGGTGTTCGCGCTGGACCTCTCGACCGACAACGCGCCCGACGTCGAGGGCGTCACGTACCTGGCGGCGGACGTGACCTCGGAGGAGGACGTCCAGGCCGCCGTCGACACGGCCGCCGGTTCGGGTGCGCCGCTGCGGGTCGTGGTGAACTGCGCGGGCATCGGCCCGTCGACGCGGACGGTCGGCAAGAGCGGTCCGCACCCGCTGGACCTGTACCGCAAGGTCATCGACGTCAACCTGGTCGGCACGTTCAACGTGCTGCGGCTGGCGGCGGCGGCGATGGGCACGACCGAGCCGCTGGAGCACGGGCAGCGGGGCGTGGTGATCAACACGGCGTCGATCGCGGCGTTCGACGGGCAGATCGGGCAGGTGGCGTACGCGGCGTCGAAGGCCGCGGTGGTCGGGATGACGCTGCCGGCCGCGCGTGACCTGTCGTCGGTCGGGGTGCGGGTGATGACGATCGCGCCGGGCATCGTGGACACGCCGATGCTCGCGACCGTGTCGGACGAGTTCCGGGCGGGTCTGGCGGCGGGCGTGCCGTTCCCGAAGCGGTTGGCGCAGCCGGAGGAGTACGCGCGGCTGGCCGTGTCGATCGTCGAGCACGACTACCTGAACGGCGAGGTCATCCGCATGGACGGCGCTCTCCGCATGGCACCGCGTTGA
- a CDS encoding TM0106 family RecB-like putative nuclease, translated as MTSQVQLDAGVVTRCRRRVHLEHDPIMRDVPTLPPDPTGQQRKADATEHRHAVAAALGRVVGSDLIEVPQDVPSADRERVTAAAMQAGVPFIWGAALPRDPLGGRRGGIDLLVKEKTGYVPVLVVRHKVSDPGQGARTSPLTHPLPGGARVDPLRKVRPQPRDQLRLAHAQRQLQASGFAAHGRSTGGVIGMDADVVVWHDLEAPTWPGGRNALAEYDARFADRLAVATAAATGADPMARPSRIVECRSCPWWPVCETDLKAVRDVSLVVRGEDAVALRKVGVHTVDQLAALDPDEQVIPLVGMLHSDAVILARAWLRDLTVVRRVSRMDVPRADVEVDVDMESFGDLGAYMWGCWLSGQDVGEEHGYRAFATWDPLPCADEARSFAEFWGWLTGVRLRARARGLSFKAYCYNELAENRWLLGSAERFKGQPGIPTVAQVREFITSDAWVDLFGIVQDQFLCAHGKGLKTIAPVAGFRWRDPEAGGENSMRWYRDAVGMDGKPADPAQRRRLLEYNEDDVRATHTLRLWMTSDAMDDLPFAGDL; from the coding sequence GTGACTTCCCAGGTGCAGCTCGACGCCGGCGTGGTCACTCGTTGCCGGCGGCGGGTGCACCTCGAACACGACCCGATCATGCGCGACGTGCCCACGTTGCCACCGGACCCCACCGGCCAGCAGCGCAAAGCCGACGCGACCGAGCACCGGCACGCGGTCGCCGCCGCCCTCGGCCGGGTCGTCGGGTCCGACCTGATCGAGGTACCGCAGGACGTGCCGTCGGCCGACCGCGAACGCGTCACGGCCGCCGCGATGCAGGCCGGTGTGCCCTTCATCTGGGGCGCGGCGCTGCCCCGCGACCCCCTGGGCGGGCGGCGCGGCGGCATCGACCTGCTCGTGAAGGAGAAGACCGGGTACGTGCCCGTCCTCGTGGTCCGGCACAAGGTCAGCGACCCCGGTCAGGGCGCGCGCACGTCACCGCTGACGCACCCGCTGCCCGGCGGCGCCCGGGTCGACCCGCTGCGCAAGGTCCGGCCCCAGCCGCGCGACCAGCTCCGCCTCGCGCACGCCCAGCGCCAGCTCCAGGCGTCCGGGTTCGCCGCGCACGGCCGGTCGACCGGCGGCGTGATCGGCATGGACGCCGACGTCGTCGTCTGGCACGACCTGGAGGCGCCGACCTGGCCGGGCGGCCGCAACGCCCTCGCCGAGTACGACGCCCGGTTCGCCGACCGGCTGGCCGTCGCCACCGCCGCCGCGACCGGAGCCGACCCGATGGCCCGCCCCTCCCGGATCGTCGAGTGCCGCAGCTGCCCGTGGTGGCCGGTGTGCGAGACCGACCTGAAGGCCGTGCGGGACGTCAGCCTCGTCGTGCGCGGCGAGGACGCCGTGGCGCTGCGCAAGGTCGGCGTGCACACGGTCGACCAGCTCGCCGCCCTCGACCCGGACGAGCAGGTCATCCCCCTGGTCGGGATGCTGCACTCGGACGCGGTGATCCTGGCCCGCGCCTGGCTGCGCGACCTCACCGTGGTGCGCCGCGTGTCCCGGATGGACGTGCCGCGCGCGGACGTCGAGGTCGACGTCGACATGGAGAGCTTCGGCGACCTCGGCGCGTACATGTGGGGCTGCTGGCTGTCCGGCCAGGACGTCGGCGAGGAGCACGGCTACCGCGCGTTCGCCACCTGGGACCCGCTGCCGTGCGCCGACGAGGCCCGGTCGTTCGCCGAGTTCTGGGGCTGGCTGACCGGCGTGCGGCTGAGGGCACGCGCCCGCGGGCTGTCGTTCAAGGCCTACTGCTACAACGAGCTGGCCGAGAACCGCTGGCTGCTCGGGTCGGCCGAGCGGTTCAAGGGGCAGCCCGGCATCCCCACCGTGGCGCAGGTGCGCGAGTTCATCACGTCCGACGCGTGGGTCGACCTGTTCGGCATCGTGCAGGACCAGTTCCTGTGCGCCCACGGCAAGGGCCTGAAGACCATCGCCCCGGTCGCCGGGTTCCGCTGGCGCGACCCCGAGGCGGGCGGCGAGAACTCCATGCGCTGGTACCGCGACGCCGTCGGCATGGACGGCAAGCCGGCGGACCCCGCCCAGCGCCGCCGGCTGCTCGAGTACAACGAGGACGACGTCCGCGCCACCCACACCCTGAGGCTGTGGATGACGTCGGACGCCATGGACGACCTCCCCTTCGCGGGAGATCTGTGA
- a CDS encoding DUF6474 family protein has product MAREKGKGFTPSRAKNLVGVAKVLAPALIPVMAPVAARAAALLGDRYDHYRASRLGVPVDQLTRYSGKGARLHARIAGFSDALAQLGDSERTYVQDTERRLAQLLAAVRASERMPAPRRKAAHRAISVDLDAMEADLLKRLGV; this is encoded by the coding sequence GTGGCACGTGAGAAGGGCAAGGGGTTCACCCCGAGCCGGGCGAAGAACCTCGTGGGCGTGGCCAAGGTGCTGGCGCCCGCGTTGATCCCGGTGATGGCGCCGGTCGCGGCTCGTGCCGCCGCGCTCCTGGGCGACCGCTACGACCACTACCGGGCCTCGCGGCTCGGGGTGCCGGTCGACCAGCTGACCAGGTACTCGGGGAAGGGCGCGCGGCTGCACGCCCGGATCGCCGGGTTCTCCGACGCGCTCGCCCAGCTCGGTGACTCCGAGCGGACCTACGTCCAGGACACCGAGAGGCGGCTGGCGCAGCTGCTGGCCGCGGTGCGGGCGTCGGAGCGGATGCCCGCACCGCGGCGCAAGGCGGCGCACCGCGCGATCTCGGTCGACCTGGACGCGATGGAAGCGGACCTGCTCAAACGCCTCGGCGTGTGA
- a CDS encoding YcnI family protein: MSTNHFGVRTLARGGAVLAAAAILALTTAGAASAHVTASTPKDAVQGGYTKVTFRVPNERPDAGTVKLEVTLPAEYPLASVSTRPTPGWKVEAVKEKLATPVKSHGREVTEAVRTVTWTADPGTRIEPGQFNEFDLSIGPLPDNTDQLVMPAKQTYDSGEVVDWNAPPAEGADEPERPAPVLKLVAKTGGDDHGTATTTTAVADDGHDTAAAAATDDTARWLGGAGLVVGALGLGLGAGAVLRSRRAGKPTA; encoded by the coding sequence ATGTCGACAAATCACTTCGGCGTGCGCACGCTCGCCCGCGGCGGCGCCGTGCTCGCCGCCGCCGCGATCCTCGCGCTGACCACCGCCGGCGCGGCGTCCGCGCACGTCACCGCGTCCACCCCGAAGGACGCCGTCCAGGGCGGCTACACCAAGGTCACGTTCCGCGTGCCCAACGAGCGCCCCGACGCGGGCACGGTCAAGCTCGAGGTGACCCTGCCCGCCGAGTACCCGCTGGCCTCGGTGAGCACCAGGCCGACGCCCGGCTGGAAGGTCGAGGCGGTCAAGGAGAAGCTGGCCACGCCGGTCAAGAGCCACGGCCGCGAGGTCACCGAGGCCGTCCGCACGGTGACGTGGACCGCCGACCCGGGCACCCGCATCGAGCCCGGCCAGTTCAACGAGTTCGACCTGTCCATCGGGCCGCTGCCGGACAACACCGACCAACTGGTCATGCCCGCCAAGCAGACCTACGACAGCGGCGAGGTCGTGGACTGGAACGCGCCGCCCGCCGAGGGCGCGGACGAGCCGGAACGCCCCGCGCCCGTGCTGAAGCTGGTCGCCAAGACCGGCGGCGACGACCACGGCACGGCCACCACGACGACGGCGGTCGCCGACGACGGCCACGACACGGCCGCCGCCGCGGCGACCGACGACACCGCCCGCTGGCTGGGCGGCGCCGGGCTGGTCGTGGGCGCGCTCGGGCTCGGGTTGGGCGCGGGAGCCGTGCTGCGGTCCCGCCGCGCGGGCAAGCCGACGGCATGA